A genome region from Tolypothrix sp. PCC 7712 includes the following:
- the moeB gene encoding molybdopterin-synthase adenylyltransferase MoeB, producing MLNPNLDEIQLTKDDYERYSRHLILPEVGLEGQKRLKAASVLCIGTGGLGAPLLLYLAAAGVGRIGIVDFDVVDTSNLQRQVIHGTSWVGKPKIQSAKDRILEINPFCQVDLHEVRLSSENALSILEPYDIVVDGTDNFPTRYLVNDACVLLNKPNVYGSIFRFEGQATVFNYEGGPNYRDLYPEPPPPGMVPSCAEGGVLGILPGIIGVIQATETVKIILGQGNTLSGRLLLYNALEMKFRELKLRPNPIRPVIEKLIDYEEFCGIPQAKAEEAKQQQEIQEMTVTELKQLLDSGAKDFVLLDVRNPHEYEIAKIPGSVLVPLPDIENGDGVKQVKEILNGHRLIAHCKMGGRSAKALSILKESGIVGTNVKGGITAWSREVDPSVPEY from the coding sequence ATGCTCAATCCCAATCTGGATGAAATCCAGTTGACTAAAGACGACTACGAACGCTACTCCCGCCACCTGATTTTGCCGGAGGTGGGACTAGAGGGACAAAAACGCCTGAAAGCCGCCAGTGTACTCTGTATCGGTACAGGTGGACTGGGTGCGCCACTGCTGTTATATTTGGCAGCTGCGGGTGTGGGACGCATCGGTATTGTTGATTTCGATGTTGTCGATACTTCTAACCTGCAACGCCAAGTTATTCACGGGACATCCTGGGTAGGTAAACCCAAAATTCAATCCGCTAAGGATAGAATTCTGGAGATTAACCCCTTCTGTCAGGTTGATTTGCATGAAGTGCGCCTCAGTTCCGAAAATGCGCTGAGTATTTTGGAACCCTATGATATTGTCGTCGATGGTACTGATAACTTCCCCACAAGATATCTTGTGAACGATGCTTGTGTGTTACTCAACAAGCCTAACGTTTACGGTTCGATTTTCCGCTTTGAAGGACAAGCCACAGTATTTAACTACGAAGGCGGGCCGAACTATCGTGACTTGTATCCCGAACCACCACCACCAGGAATGGTTCCCTCTTGTGCAGAAGGTGGGGTATTAGGAATATTGCCGGGAATTATCGGTGTGATCCAAGCCACTGAAACTGTGAAAATTATTCTGGGACAAGGTAACACTTTAAGCGGAAGGCTGCTGCTGTACAACGCCTTGGAAATGAAATTCCGCGAATTGAAGCTGCGTCCAAACCCCATCCGCCCAGTTATTGAAAAACTGATAGACTACGAAGAATTCTGCGGTATTCCCCAAGCTAAGGCTGAGGAAGCCAAACAGCAGCAAGAAATTCAAGAAATGACTGTTACCGAATTGAAACAGTTATTAGATAGCGGTGCAAAAGACTTTGTACTGTTAGATGTGCGTAACCCACATGAATATGAAATTGCCAAAATTCCTGGTTCCGTCTTAGTACCATTACCAGATATTGAAAATGGCGATGGCGTAAAACAAGTCAAAGAAATTCTCAACGGTCACCGCTTAATTGCTCATTGTAAAATGGGCGGGCGATCGGCAAAAGCCCTGAGCATTCTTAAAGAATCTGGGATTGTTGGTACAAACGTCAAAGGCGGAATCACCGCTTGGAGTCGAGAAGTAGATCCTTCCGTTCCCGAGTATTAA
- the lpdA gene encoding dihydrolipoyl dehydrogenase, with the protein MSQGFDYDLVIIGAGVGGHGAALHAVSCGLKTAIIEAADMGGTCVNRGCIPSKALLAASGRVRELRNTHHLKSLGIQIASVEFDRQAIADHATNLVAKIQGDLTNSLKRLGVDIIRGWGKVAGTQKITVTGDGGEKTITAKDIILSPGSVPFVPPGIEVDGKTVFTSDQGVKLESLPNWVAIIGSGYIGLEFSDIYSALGAEITMIEALDQLMPGFDRDIAKLAERVLITPRDIETKVGIYAKRVIPGSPVVIELADFKTKEDLDVIEVDACLVATGRIPATKNLGLESVGVELDRRNFIPVNDSMAVLSAGEVVPHLWAIGDANGKMMLAHAASAQGIVAVENIVGRPREVDYRSIPAAAFTHPEVSYVGLTETAAKELGQAEGFEIANSKGYFKGNSKALAENEADGMAKVIYRKDTGEVLGVHIFGLHASDLIHEASAAVANRQSVHTLAHLVHAHPTLSEVLDEAYKRAIA; encoded by the coding sequence GTGAGTCAGGGATTCGATTACGATTTAGTGATTATAGGCGCTGGTGTAGGTGGACATGGAGCAGCCCTACACGCCGTTAGCTGTGGTCTGAAAACAGCGATTATTGAAGCAGCTGATATGGGGGGAACCTGTGTCAACCGGGGCTGTATTCCTTCAAAAGCGCTGCTGGCTGCATCCGGACGTGTGCGGGAGTTACGTAATACCCACCACCTCAAGTCTTTGGGCATTCAAATTGCTAGTGTGGAGTTTGATCGCCAAGCGATCGCTGACCATGCTACCAATCTTGTAGCGAAAATCCAAGGCGATTTAACCAACAGCCTCAAGCGTTTGGGTGTTGATATTATCCGAGGCTGGGGAAAAGTTGCTGGTACTCAGAAAATCACCGTGACTGGTGATGGTGGTGAAAAAACTATCACAGCGAAAGACATTATTCTTTCTCCCGGTTCTGTGCCTTTCGTACCTCCAGGGATTGAAGTTGACGGTAAAACTGTCTTTACCAGTGATCAAGGTGTGAAGTTAGAATCGCTACCAAATTGGGTAGCAATTATTGGTAGTGGTTATATCGGTTTGGAATTTTCCGATATTTACTCAGCATTAGGTGCTGAAATTACCATGATTGAAGCCCTCGATCAACTCATGCCAGGATTTGATCGGGATATTGCCAAACTTGCTGAACGGGTGCTGATTACCCCCCGCGATATAGAAACAAAAGTGGGAATATATGCTAAACGAGTCATCCCCGGTTCTCCGGTGGTGATTGAATTAGCTGATTTTAAAACAAAAGAAGATTTAGACGTGATCGAGGTGGATGCTTGTTTAGTTGCTACCGGACGCATCCCAGCTACCAAAAATCTCGGTTTGGAGTCTGTGGGTGTAGAACTCGACCGGAGGAATTTTATCCCAGTGAATGACAGCATGGCAGTGTTGTCAGCAGGTGAAGTAGTACCTCACCTCTGGGCAATTGGCGACGCTAACGGCAAAATGATGCTAGCTCATGCTGCTTCTGCTCAAGGTATCGTTGCAGTGGAAAATATTGTAGGTCGTCCCAGGGAAGTTGATTATCGCAGCATCCCCGCCGCCGCTTTTACCCACCCAGAAGTTAGCTATGTCGGCTTAACCGAAACCGCAGCCAAGGAATTAGGCCAAGCTGAAGGTTTTGAAATAGCTAATAGCAAAGGTTACTTCAAAGGTAACTCCAAAGCCTTAGCGGAAAATGAAGCCGACGGTATGGCGAAGGTAATTTATCGCAAAGATACCGGAGAAGTCTTAGGCGTTCACATCTTTGGACTACACGCCTCAGACCTCATCCACGAAGCCTCAGCCGCCGTTGCTAACCGCCAATCTGTACATACCCTCGCGCACTTAGTACACGCCCACCCAACACTTTCAGAAGTGTTAGACGAAGCTTACAAAAGAGCGATCGCATAA
- a CDS encoding SWIM zinc finger family protein, translating to MLIPKLSEFTIRRHANAKSFQRGEAYYEADAVMSLTQRGNLLLAEVEGNENHPYQVRLNFDTDGLNSVKCSCPYDRDGWCKHIVATLLVCVRQPESIDERPTLEQLLSRLDDQQTHRLLQSLVAEYPKLIEAIDRHVNLITYSSAKPPRIKPVIHSTIDAKPFGQKVRQILRNAVSAWEDGYDDDPISEELLSLIETAVDLCERGDGNNAIAILEAITSACVENWDDVADYGADNYEFLPELNAAWCEAILIAELTPEEKVDIQVNLEAWQEEWDADFDLASEALRQGWDYSPLVQVLQGNIPEMGVWEEQIPDYADDLALIRLKILERQERYQEYLYLAAAEGQTEQYLTMLGRLGRVDEAMTAAQAQMNTMEAAFALAKTLAQQDSLSEALDIAQIGLNLPGNCQYELGIWTSDLAQELNDQEAALSALMAAFRVRASFVDYQKMAELAGENWATVKVDLLQILRTFGSWGSESEKVDIFLYEGLIDDAIQIVNELSSFYANLIQRVMDAAISHKPSWVIANARRRAEMIMDAGKADYYAEAVQWLKKARAAYLECGRKADWDSYKAKLMQEHGRKRKLMGLFKEKGM from the coding sequence ATGCTAATCCCTAAGCTCAGTGAATTTACAATCCGCCGTCATGCTAACGCTAAGTCTTTCCAGCGAGGTGAGGCTTATTATGAGGCTGATGCTGTGATGTCTCTTACCCAACGTGGTAATTTGCTGTTGGCGGAAGTTGAAGGCAATGAAAATCATCCTTATCAAGTCCGCCTCAATTTTGATACAGACGGATTAAATTCTGTTAAATGCAGCTGTCCTTATGATCGCGATGGGTGGTGTAAACATATTGTAGCTACCTTGCTGGTTTGTGTGCGTCAGCCAGAAAGTATTGATGAGCGTCCGACTTTAGAACAATTGCTGAGTCGTCTGGATGATCAGCAAACTCACAGGTTACTGCAAAGCTTAGTGGCGGAATACCCAAAGTTAATTGAGGCAATCGACCGCCATGTTAATTTGATTACATATTCTTCTGCTAAACCACCAAGAATTAAACCTGTAATTCACAGCACAATCGATGCCAAACCCTTTGGGCAGAAAGTCCGCCAGATTCTCCGGAATGCAGTGAGTGCTTGGGAAGATGGTTATGATGATGACCCCATCAGCGAAGAATTACTGAGTCTGATCGAAACTGCTGTAGATTTGTGCGAACGAGGAGATGGTAATAATGCGATCGCAATTTTAGAGGCGATTACTTCGGCTTGTGTGGAAAATTGGGACGATGTTGCGGACTATGGTGCTGATAATTATGAGTTTCTCCCAGAATTGAATGCGGCTTGGTGTGAAGCCATTCTCATAGCGGAACTTACCCCAGAAGAAAAGGTTGATATTCAAGTTAATTTGGAAGCATGGCAGGAAGAATGGGACGCTGATTTTGACTTAGCTTCGGAAGCTTTGCGTCAAGGCTGGGATTACTCGCCATTGGTGCAAGTTCTCCAAGGTAATATCCCCGAAATGGGTGTTTGGGAAGAACAAATTCCAGACTACGCTGATGATTTAGCGTTAATTCGCCTGAAAATTCTCGAACGTCAGGAACGATATCAAGAATACCTGTATTTGGCAGCCGCCGAAGGGCAAACCGAACAATATCTGACAATGTTAGGGCGTTTGGGCAGAGTAGATGAAGCCATGACAGCAGCGCAAGCCCAAATGAATACGATGGAAGCTGCTTTTGCTTTAGCGAAAACCTTAGCACAGCAGGATTCATTATCAGAAGCGCTAGATATTGCCCAAATCGGCTTAAACTTGCCTGGTAATTGTCAGTATGAACTGGGGATTTGGACAAGTGATTTAGCTCAAGAATTAAACGATCAAGAAGCGGCTTTATCTGCACTCATGGCTGCTTTTCGAGTTAGAGCATCCTTTGTTGATTATCAAAAAATGGCAGAATTAGCAGGGGAAAACTGGGCTACTGTGAAAGTAGATTTACTACAAATTCTCCGCACTTTTGGTAGTTGGGGAAGCGAATCAGAGAAGGTAGATATTTTCTTATATGAAGGCTTGATTGATGATGCTATTCAGATTGTGAATGAACTCAGTTCTTTCTATGCTAATTTAATTCAGCGTGTTATGGATGCCGCAATATCTCATAAGCCTAGCTGGGTAATTGCTAATGCGCGTCGTCGTGCAGAAATGATTATGGATGCAGGAAAAGCAGATTATTATGCTGAAGCAGTTCAGTGGTTAAAAAAAGCCCGCGCCGCCTATTTGGAATGTGGGAGAAAAGCAGATTGGGATAGCTACAAAGCCAAGTTAATGCAGGAGCATGGGCGCAAACGTAAATTAATGGGATTATTTAAAGAAAAAGGTATGTAG
- the trpC gene encoding indole-3-glycerol phosphate synthase TrpC, translated as MQIRRRSPSSTVAVSVIRYEVAMPGAEPNNILEKIVWQKEIEVDQMRERVPLRELQKQALTAPPTRDFVGALRQGKTKPALIAEVKKASPSKGILRENFDPEAIALSYQAGGASCLSVLTDEKFFQGSFDNLAKVRAVVNLPLLCKDFIIYPYQMYLARLRGADAVLLIAAILSDQDLQYFIKIAKSLNMAALIEVHSLAELDRVLALDGVTLIGINNRNLEDFSVDLQTTCQLLKDRGQQLQERNILIVSESGLHTPDDLSLVATAGASAVLIGESLVKQPDPAVAIANLFPRS; from the coding sequence ATGCAAATCCGTCGCCGTTCCCCTAGTTCAACTGTTGCTGTTTCCGTCATCCGTTATGAGGTTGCAATGCCAGGTGCAGAACCAAACAACATTTTGGAGAAAATTGTTTGGCAAAAAGAAATTGAAGTTGACCAAATGCGGGAAAGAGTACCTTTGCGGGAATTGCAAAAGCAAGCGTTAACTGCACCACCCACCCGCGATTTTGTAGGCGCACTACGACAAGGTAAGACAAAACCAGCGTTAATTGCCGAAGTCAAAAAAGCTTCACCCAGTAAAGGCATATTACGGGAAAATTTTGATCCAGAAGCGATCGCCCTCTCTTACCAAGCAGGCGGTGCTAGTTGTCTGTCTGTCCTTACCGATGAGAAATTTTTTCAAGGCAGCTTTGACAATTTAGCCAAAGTTCGTGCTGTCGTAAATTTACCGTTGCTGTGTAAGGATTTTATCATCTATCCTTATCAAATGTACTTAGCACGTTTGCGGGGGGCAGATGCAGTTTTATTGATTGCGGCGATACTCAGCGACCAAGATTTGCAGTACTTCATCAAAATTGCCAAATCTCTCAACATGGCAGCTTTAATTGAAGTCCATAGTTTAGCAGAACTGGATCGTGTGTTAGCCTTAGATGGCGTTACTTTGATAGGAATTAACAATCGCAATCTCGAAGATTTTTCAGTTGACTTGCAGACCACTTGTCAACTACTGAAAGATAGAGGTCAGCAATTACAGGAACGTAACATCTTGATTGTTAGTGAGTCAGGATTACATACACCAGATGACCTAAGTTTAGTAGCAACAGCAGGCGCATCCGCTGTACTCATTGGTG